From Brevibacillus marinus, a single genomic window includes:
- a CDS encoding helix-turn-helix domain-containing protein, whose protein sequence is MEFGANVKKERKKKNLTLEELSERSKVSRSMLSMIERGEKNPTIQVAAQIAEGLEVTLSYLLGEQQKHEVILIRSDQRLVYKDETSGVERHLLSPSFATKGIEFIHNIIPPFQSTGAFPAHKKGVKEYIHVVQGTLQVELGEQPDTYVLEEGDSIYFEADLQHRFTNMSHQPCHYFLIIDSYQITM, encoded by the coding sequence ATGGAATTTGGAGCAAATGTAAAAAAAGAAAGAAAAAAGAAGAACCTGACGTTAGAAGAATTATCGGAACGTTCAAAGGTAAGCCGATCGATGTTGTCGATGATTGAAAGAGGGGAAAAAAATCCCACGATCCAAGTTGCGGCGCAAATTGCCGAAGGCCTCGAAGTGACGCTTTCCTATTTACTAGGTGAACAGCAGAAGCACGAGGTGATTCTGATTCGATCCGATCAAAGACTGGTTTATAAGGATGAGACGAGTGGGGTGGAGAGGCACCTCTTATCTCCCTCGTTTGCAACAAAAGGGATCGAATTTATTCACAATATCATACCGCCTTTTCAGAGTACAGGTGCGTTCCCTGCTCACAAAAAAGGGGTAAAAGAATACATTCATGTCGTACAAGGAACATTACAGGTTGAATTGGGAGAGCAGCCCGATACGTATGTATTAGAAGAGGGCGATTCCATTTATTTTGAGGCAGATTTACAACACCGCTTCACAAACATGTCACATCAGCCATGCCATTATTTTTTAATTATTGATTCCTATCAGATCACGATGTGA
- the ilvE gene encoding branched-chain-amino-acid transaminase has translation MGSIVCMNGDFKEQSSATISVYDHGLLYGDGVYEGLRCYSGYVFQMNEHLDRLLRSAKSLRIDLPYSKEQIGELILQTLRKNHLHNAYIRLIVTRGVGPIGPDPRTCKNPNLIIIVEDLPNVHGAAGKQKGLSLVIVSTRRDAVDATSHEIKSLNYINSILAKMEANDYQADDAIMLDPRGFISESTICNVFMVQKNKLVTPGSASGILSGITRQNVIEIAQEQNIEVVERDITPYELIHADEVFLTGTHAEIVGVVRINNLPIANGEVGKITKEIIANFQKRIANPRYGTPVYQPAEQGEMSNA, from the coding sequence ATGGGTTCGATCGTCTGCATGAATGGTGACTTTAAGGAGCAAAGCAGTGCAACGATTAGTGTGTACGATCACGGTTTGCTGTATGGTGACGGTGTGTATGAAGGATTACGGTGTTACTCCGGCTATGTCTTTCAGATGAACGAGCATCTCGATCGTCTTTTACGATCGGCCAAGAGCCTTCGTATTGATCTCCCCTATTCAAAGGAGCAGATTGGAGAACTCATCCTGCAAACCCTGCGAAAAAATCATCTTCACAATGCGTATATTCGCCTTATCGTCACGAGGGGCGTTGGACCGATTGGCCCGGATCCTCGAACGTGCAAAAATCCCAATCTTATAATCATCGTAGAAGATTTACCAAACGTACACGGTGCAGCAGGCAAGCAAAAGGGGTTGTCTCTGGTTATCGTGTCGACTCGCCGCGATGCCGTTGACGCAACGTCTCATGAGATAAAATCACTGAATTACATAAATAGTATCCTCGCCAAAATGGAGGCAAACGACTATCAAGCAGACGATGCGATTATGTTAGACCCACGCGGCTTTATATCAGAATCTACCATTTGTAACGTCTTTATGGTACAAAAGAACAAACTTGTTACGCCTGGGTCCGCAAGCGGAATTTTATCAGGGATAACCAGACAAAACGTGATAGAAATTGCCCAAGAACAAAACATTGAAGTTGTTGAGCGAGATATTACTCCTTATGAATTAATTCACGCAGACGAAGTGTTTCTTACAGGAACGCATGCCGAAATCGTAGGTGTTGTTCGGATAAACAATCTGCCTATCGCCAACGGTGAGGTCGGGAAAATTACCAAAGAGATTATTGCCAATTTTCAAAAAAGGATTGCAAATCCTCGCTATGGAACGCCCGTCTATCAACCTGCTGAACAAGGGGAAATGAGCAATGCTTAA
- a CDS encoding putative PEP-binding protein, whose product MLKVKKEQNIADLLEQVAKNQISPEDVLFYVTERDLMDLLSPSFIPGDNYHAVGHGDSILPGDVTGQLVLDRQLGEFLLREAEKRNTSIDLIYSRGNGNLEDFYVLKSSKGFFTNQRGRTTFCPVQASCEGVPTLVGVNCKYDILDHPSQLTYTFNDGSTITIEQPRRAVIFEQAAVKESEWVSLSANKGLILKGRLESRPSDISKLYDILADCYLEALETYEFAKAEAHIIETSCYRKNKDFLVSTAESTTFKGFQVVKNAAHNISHLKVFATAHTSKAVALTKLFSSDISVVNGDIQVKSNADLYGIGLLRDERMWNKPADIDLMRIVFLGQDVIGDQYLTYKEHYLQRLTDMMYDVFQAGTGEIAVVRLLCMPYNMIFPQEFNISQFSQRYGLPEKAVEDRIRVLANETETYHGCRGVRVTVQREDICKLWCEGVINAAKKADRQGIPVKLQVLLSMVTFPQEVSMFINTFEQTLKDLNAQHVVRGISVMIETSGSFHLAEDILNVKGEDVEVNGALFGGNDFTAACLNMNRSDSAVSIIPEYIKLNIMPTNPFQSLNEQIVGKAIVQTLKRANLLQRRNKRHYLMGLGGEIAGSWESVTWLAKHAAPHGLRYVSTPPDRIFYSLFASAQSTLHTLH is encoded by the coding sequence ATGCTTAAAGTAAAGAAAGAACAAAATATTGCAGATCTCCTTGAGCAAGTGGCGAAAAACCAAATATCCCCAGAAGATGTACTTTTTTATGTAACAGAACGAGATTTAATGGATCTCCTCTCCCCCAGTTTTATCCCAGGAGACAATTATCACGCGGTGGGGCACGGGGACAGCATTCTCCCTGGCGATGTGACGGGTCAACTGGTGCTGGACCGACAGCTTGGTGAATTCCTGCTGCGGGAGGCGGAGAAACGAAATACCAGTATTGACTTGATCTACTCCCGGGGAAACGGCAACCTTGAAGATTTTTACGTGTTGAAATCTTCAAAGGGATTTTTCACGAATCAAAGGGGAAGAACGACTTTTTGTCCAGTGCAGGCCAGTTGTGAAGGTGTTCCCACACTAGTGGGCGTAAATTGCAAATATGACATTTTGGATCACCCTTCCCAACTAACCTACACGTTTAACGACGGAAGCACAATAACAATTGAACAGCCTCGCCGAGCTGTCATTTTTGAGCAAGCTGCAGTAAAGGAGTCAGAATGGGTGTCGCTTAGCGCAAACAAGGGGCTGATATTGAAAGGACGCTTGGAATCCCGTCCTTCTGACATCTCCAAACTGTACGACATCCTTGCAGATTGTTATCTTGAAGCATTAGAAACGTATGAATTTGCCAAAGCTGAAGCCCATATTATCGAAACATCATGTTATCGAAAAAATAAGGATTTTTTGGTGAGTACAGCGGAATCTACCACGTTCAAAGGCTTCCAAGTCGTAAAAAACGCTGCCCACAATATCTCTCACCTGAAAGTGTTTGCAACTGCCCATACCTCAAAAGCTGTGGCACTAACCAAGCTGTTTAGCAGTGATATTTCAGTCGTCAACGGAGACATCCAGGTAAAAAGTAACGCTGACCTGTATGGAATCGGGTTGCTGCGTGATGAGAGGATGTGGAACAAGCCCGCAGATATCGACCTCATGAGAATCGTCTTCCTGGGCCAAGATGTAATCGGCGATCAGTATCTAACGTATAAGGAACACTACCTTCAACGTTTAACCGACATGATGTACGACGTTTTTCAGGCGGGAACCGGTGAGATTGCCGTCGTAAGACTGCTGTGTATGCCGTACAACATGATATTTCCCCAGGAGTTTAACATCTCTCAATTCTCCCAAAGATATGGTTTACCTGAAAAAGCGGTTGAGGATCGCATTCGTGTCTTGGCGAATGAAACGGAGACCTATCACGGATGCCGCGGTGTGAGAGTAACCGTTCAGCGCGAGGATATTTGCAAGCTGTGGTGCGAAGGAGTGATAAACGCCGCAAAAAAAGCCGATCGCCAAGGCATACCGGTAAAACTGCAAGTGTTACTATCCATGGTCACCTTTCCCCAAGAAGTTTCCATGTTTATTAACACATTTGAACAAACGCTGAAAGACCTGAATGCACAACATGTTGTGCGCGGCATATCGGTCATGATTGAAACATCCGGCAGCTTTCATTTGGCAGAAGATATTTTGAACGTAAAAGGAGAAGATGTGGAAGTTAACGGAGCGTTATTTGGCGGCAATGATTTTACCGCGGCATGCCTCAATATGAATCGTTCCGATTCAGCTGTTTCCATCATTCCAGAATACATTAAATTAAACATTATGCCCACCAATCCTTTTCAGAGTTTAAATGAACAAATCGTAGGAAAAGCAATTGTACAAACGTTAAAGCGTGCCAATCTTTTGCAACGCAGGAACAAACGTCACTATCTGATGGGATTGGGAGGAGAAATTGCGGGTTCATGGGAATCTGTCACGTGGCTTGCTAAACATGCCGCTCCGCACGGTTTGCGATACGTATCCACTCCCCCTGATCGGATTTTCTATTCGTTGTTTGCAAGTGCGCAGTCTACTCTACACACGTTACACTAG